The Rattus rattus isolate New Zealand chromosome 8, Rrattus_CSIRO_v1, whole genome shotgun sequence genome contains the following window.
cagagctgaggCCTGTGGACTGGGAGGAGCACAGTGAGGCCAGGTAGGTGCCAACAGGTAGCATACAGTGGGTTACTTAGGACTGTACTCAGATGGAAGACACTGAAGAGAAATTTCCAGATAGAAAACACAGTCTGGGCAAAGCCCCTAAGCATATACAAGACACAGAAGGTATAACTAGAGAAaagtggctgtggtggtttggaatGGCCCACACAGACGCATGTGTctaaatgcttggcccataggaagggGCACTATTAGAAAAGTAGAtgcggggggttggggatttagctcagtggtagagcgcttgcctaggaagcgcaaggccctgggttcggtccccagctccggaaaaaaagaaccaaaaaaaagaaaaaagaaaagaaaagtagattcgggcttgttggagtaggtgtggcgttggaggaagtgtgtcactatggggtcAGGTTTTATAGTCTCAAGCTACACCCAGGGTGGCACACAGtcccctcctgctgcctgcagatcaacatgtagaactctcagccccttctccagcgcTATGTGAGCCCCGCAAgatgctgtgcttcctgccacaatgataatggactaaacctgaaACTGAAGCAGTCCCAACTAAGTTTCcctctgtaagagttgccttggttttctcttcagagcaatgaaaACCTAAGACAGAGGCCATCCAGGAGGGGGCCAAGACCATTTGCATGCAAACAGATCTCACTGGTGCCTAGAGTCAGAAGGGCATGGGGAACCTGAGAGCCCTGGAATCCCATCTGGTGCCCCAATGTAAATTCCCGGCATCACTCAGTCCCTCTGCCCACCGTCCATACAAGCAGTACACACACCTGCCATTCGTTCACACAGCTCCAGTGGCTACAGGGCTGCCCTATGCTCACCCAGCTGGCGGCGGACACAGTCATGCCATTGCAGGCCCAGCAGGTCAGGGTAGATGTCAGGCAGCTGACGCAGTGCCAGCAGCTTCAGCATGCGTGAGGTGCAGCCATGTAGGGCTCGTTCACGCAGTGCACGCTCCTCTGACAGAGTGGTGGGCCGTAGTTCCACACGGTGGTCCTGCAGCACATGGTCCACAGAGGCCGGTGGCAGCTTTGGAAAGAGACGCTCCTTCACCAGATGGATGGGCACAAAGATGGCGCCGGCCCGCACTACGTGAGGGAAGGGGCACTGCTGTGTGCACACGAACTTCTGTAGCTGGGAGAGCAGTCTGCCTAGCAGCCCCTGAACACCTTGGCCGTCCTGCCATGCGGCCTGGCCCCATGGCCCAGTGCTCTCGAGCCACTCACGCAGTTTCTCTGGTGGAGAATGGGCCACAGAGCCTGAGATGGCGTCACAGAGGGATGTGTGCAGCCCTGTGAAGTGCTGTTCTGAGTACACTGGGGCTGCAGTGGGAACTTGAGCAGAAGCTGGAGCGGGGcctgaggctggagcaggagctggtgatggaggtggagcggaggctggggctggggaggccaCGGCTATGGCTGGTGGGCTAGGCAGGGCCAGGTTGAAACATGCTACTGGCAAAGGCTGAGTGAGAATCTGCAGTCCCATGGGCACAGAAGGGGGGTTGGGTGCAGGCTgtgcagggacagggacagggacagggacaggagtaggggcaggggcaggggcaggggcagggacagaagcTGGAGTAGGGGGGGAAGGAACAATAGCTGCAGGTAATGGTGCAGGACGGAGTATCTTGAATTTTCTGAACATGAAGGCCACAGAGCTGTGGAAATTTGTCCTTGGTGTGGCTTCTGCAGTTACCTCAGGTATTTCTGTGACCATCTTTTTTAGGCCAGGCAAACCAGACGCTGTGTTTTCTATACCTGACCCATCGACAGTTTCACTGGGCTTATTATGCTCCTCAGGACTAGGGACCTTGACAGGGACATCCTCTGCCATTGACTTCTTCACACTCAAGTCCAGAGCCACCTCCTCACGAAGAGAGCAGTGAGGCCTAGAGGCCCCATCCTGAACAGGCAGGGTCTCCTTGCAATCTTTGTCTTGGCTCTTACTGGTGGCTGGAGCTGAGTCCTGCTCAACTGTGGGCTCTGGGGTCTGCACATCCAGGTAGTCACGGTAGGGGGCCAGACTAAAAACATTGTCAATCACAGGCATTGGTGGGGAGCTAGGAGGTCTAGCATCCTTCTGTGGAAGAGACTGGCGCTCCTTGGCACAGGGGTGCAGTGCTGGTGAGGTGCGGGGAACTGGACTGTCTCTGATAACAATAGGTACCCCAGGTCGCTCACTGGGCCTGGACTGGAGTTGCTCTTTCCTGCAGCTGGGCAGCCACGTCTTCTCTTGAGCTTCTGGCGTTGGCTTCTCTGCAGGTCTCATGGGCTCAGAGCATGGCTGGCCGGCTGGTAGAGGCTGGCATGTTCGCTGGAAGGCACCAGGCTGTGGCACAGGCTGCACACTGTTCTGGGAATGGGAAGGTGGTGTTCCCCCAAGCCCTGGGGATGCCCCATAGAGAGAGAGGTCATCCCTGGCATAAGGAAAACTCAGGGTTTGGGGGACAAAGTCCAGTGGGCACCTCGGAGCAAGAGGGGGCTCCAGCTTGAGCCCTGGTGAGGGTGCCGGGAGGGGTGCAGAGGAATAGGGATAACTGTCTATCCCAACAGGGGGCATGTAGGGAGTCTGGGCTGCCTGTTGCCTCAGGTAGGGGCTGCCCAGCCCACCAGCTTGGTATGCAGCCCCCTTGTGGGCTCCCAGAGGCGGCAGTGGGAGCAAAGAGCCATAGCTTCCCTGCTTTTCTGGGTGGCGACAAGATGGAGGGCAAGGCAAGGCCTGTGGGGGCGGGGGCAGTGGATAGTGGGCTGGCACTGCATCCTGGCAAGGTGGTCCTAGGGGCTGGGTGAGCTGGGTCCAAGGTCCGGAGGGCCCCTCAGACATTGCTTGCTTGGGATCCCCAGAGTAAGGACCAGGGTACTTGGAAGCCAGGAAACCTGTGCTTTGGACAGTTCGATACTTCTCTAGGAATGTCTGGCACGGGGAAAAAGTCAGGGAAGAGTCCTTGCCAGGTCCCCCAGACGGTAAACCACGTAGGAACGTCCCATCCAGGGGCTGGCCCTTGCCGGGAGCTGTAGCCAAAGAACAGGGTGGGtcagcagaaggcagaaggggcCCAGGCACCAGGGTCCAGTCAACATCCAATGGTCTCTTTGCTGCCCCATCTCCAAGGCAAGTGGAGAGCCCGTAACACAAAGGACTGCGGTAGACAGGCTTGGGCGCTGCCAGAGGTGGGCCTGGGTACGCGTGAGCCTGCGGACCGAAGGGCAGGAGCTCACTGGAGTCCTGCATCTTTTCAGAGCCTTCTGTCGGAGGGCGGTAGAGGAGGCAGTTTGTCAGGAGGCTGTCACCACGGATCGGGGATCCTGCCACACCAGTGGGGTACAAGGATGGATATGGGGTCCAGGATGCCAACCGCTCAGATCCTGCCTTGGAAGTACCCCCTATGGGGCAGGAGAAGTATGCACCTTTGTAATTGCAGGAGTCCTGGTTGCCAGCAGAAAGGGGCAGGCCGTGTCCTGGCCCTAGGTCTGACTCCAGGCGAGGCAGCTTGCCATACATCATAGGCCCCAGAGGCCCCAGGGGCCGTTTCTCTGCCATTACTGTGCAGGTGTCAAGCTCTCCTGAACTGCTGCTGCTTGACTTGCTgacctgggagagaggagaggcaaagGTGGTTAGAACACCCTTAGTAATCCTCAGTTCAGACTGAATGCAGAAGCCACACTCCCACAGACTTCTGAGCCtactttttgtttctggttttaggtTCGTTGTTGCTGTACATGGCTGGCCTCAAAAACTCACAAAAGATCTGGctacctctgcttccagagtgctggaattaaagacgtttttaccaccaccaccatagaaCTCTACTGcatcctgactctactgaacaaATATGTGTGCTGTGCCTTACATACAAGTCTACAGCCCACCACAGAAACCACGTACTGGGTTCTGGGCAGTGCAGGAGTATCAGTTGCCTTGGCTTTCTGTCCTGTCATCCAGAAAAGACATATCTATACCAAAGTCACTGATGAAAGGGATAGTACAAGTGGGCTGTCATTCTCTACTGGTTCCTACTCTGAGATGCCAcaggtctcaaaaacaaaacaaaacaaaacaaaaaccctactgCCAAGACATGGAGTCCTAGCACTGCCTACAAATCCtaatttcttctaatattttattgACCTGCTTGTCTTACCAAAACCCAAACCCTCAAAGCCAGGTCCCCAGAATCAGAACCAAATGAGTCTTGAATAGATGGGGCAGTCCCTCCTGAGAGCTGTCTGGGTAACCAAGTAGGGTCAGCTCAGAATCAGGGTCAAAGCTGACCAGCAGATGGCGCTGAGGTGCCAACAGGAAGGTCCTTGGCTCAGGGAAGGAGTGTCAGTGTTAATCTCCAGGCCTTATGTACATGATAAATGGGGGCTAGGGGGTGTGCCTGGGGAGGTGGAAGGCAAGAGTCCTAGCTGGCAACTACTGCCACAGTACCTTAGTGATGGGCAGACTAAGTGCTGGGGAAAAAACCCACACAGGCATTCTTTCCTTggtgtcttttcctttttattctttctcatttttccttaatACATCCAGGTTCTATTTGAAAGAAAGGAATACAGCACAGAGGGAAGTCCAAAGAAGGGAGAGGACCAATGTCCAGTTATCACAGGCACTTTCTTAACGAAACAGGCATCCGATGATGACTTATGGGTAGCTCCCTCTGAGGCTTCTCAGTGGGGTCATCGAAGGCCCTCCTCCCCCAGTGAGCACTCCCACCCCCTAAATCTCCCAGGGGCTTAGAGAAGAGTAAGTAGGAGCAATATTCCTATGAGTAGGTCAAGTGTCACACACTTATCACCAGCAAGCAGGGAccagctttctcctcctttctaagCAGTAGCCAATGACCATAAGGGGCTCAGTTAGAGCAGCAAGGGGACAAGAAAAGGGTA
Protein-coding sequences here:
- the C8H15orf39 gene encoding uncharacterized protein C15orf39 homolog, which codes for MAEKRPLGPLGPMMYGKLPRLESDLGPGHGLPLSAGNQDSCNYKGAYFSCPIGGTSKAGSERLASWTPYPSLYPTGVAGSPIRGDSLLTNCLLYRPPTEGSEKMQDSSELLPFGPQAHAYPGPPLAAPKPVYRSPLCYGLSTCLGDGAAKRPLDVDWTLVPGPLLPSADPPCSLATAPGKGQPLDGTFLRGLPSGGPGKDSSLTFSPCQTFLEKYRTVQSTGFLASKYPGPYSGDPKQAMSEGPSGPWTQLTQPLGPPCQDAVPAHYPLPPPPQALPCPPSCRHPEKQGSYGSLLPLPPLGAHKGAAYQAGGLGSPYLRQQAAQTPYMPPVGIDSYPYSSAPLPAPSPGLKLEPPLAPRCPLDFVPQTLSFPYARDDLSLYGASPGLGGTPPSHSQNSVQPVPQPGAFQRTCQPLPAGQPCSEPMRPAEKPTPEAQEKTWLPSCRKEQLQSRPSERPGVPIVIRDSPVPRTSPALHPCAKERQSLPQKDARPPSSPPMPVIDNVFSLAPYRDYLDVQTPEPTVEQDSAPATSKSQDKDCKETLPVQDGASRPHCSLREEVALDLSVKKSMAEDVPVKVPSPEEHNKPSETVDGSGIENTASGLPGLKKMVTEIPEVTAEATPRTNFHSSVAFMFRKFKILRPAPLPAAIVPSPPTPASVPAPAPAPAPTPVPVPVPVPAQPAPNPPSVPMGLQILTQPLPVACFNLALPSPPAIAVASPAPASAPPPSPAPAPASGPAPASAQVPTAAPVYSEQHFTGLHTSLCDAISGSVAHSPPEKLREWLESTGPWGQAAWQDGQGVQGLLGRLLSQLQKFVCTQQCPFPHVVRAGAIFVPIHLVKERLFPKLPPASVDHVLQDHRVELRPTTLSEERALRERALHGCTSRMLKLLALRQLPDIYPDLLGLQWHDCVRRQLGGFNTEARALSPSEPTMTRDEPESQALAGKLPAPKAKKLGKKPPTPGPEKTETTTGEGSCNPSPSSGASTSPPGPTLRARFRNLLETAWLNGVALPTWGHKASGADRPSPHPQLLGSQTHHL